The proteins below come from a single Mucilaginibacter mali genomic window:
- a CDS encoding glycoside hydrolase family 28 protein has protein sequence MLQQLFKRYILLTLFISTIASAQSRPAASRDFYITSYGAIAGLKKDNAAAIQKAIDACNKAGGGRVIVPAGKAFMSGPFDLKSNIEFVVEGNARVLANPNEDVYKKSAFRSNRGEGTIWIGGENLQNVTISGTGTLDGNGISFMGAELEDSYVLKPFNITDPRPHLLTIVGGKNIRIRDLQIRNSAYWTVHLVGCNDVAIDNITLLNSLKVRNSDGIDLDHSKNVRISNCYIESGDDCICLKNRREYEEFGPCENITVSNCTMTSRSCSIKIGSENMDRISHVVVNNCVIRASNRGIGIQNRDEGTVSDVIFSNIVVDAHLFSDVWWGKAEPVYVTAFRRANGNNKDANWRFPKGKTEGSVGTVSRIYFSNIKGVSENGIYVGAESADKVTDITFDQVDLHINKTTGITGGIYDRRPARVDGLLAGSTSGFYLDNATNITIRNSSVKWGANRPEYYKHVLESHGVVGLKTEGLAGEPAFPGKLPAIKEYK, from the coding sequence ATGTTACAGCAGCTATTTAAACGCTATATACTTTTAACGCTGTTCATCAGCACCATTGCGTCGGCGCAAAGCAGGCCGGCGGCATCGCGCGACTTTTACATCACATCGTACGGTGCCATTGCCGGTTTGAAAAAGGACAATGCCGCGGCCATACAAAAGGCCATAGATGCCTGCAATAAGGCCGGTGGCGGTCGCGTGATCGTACCGGCCGGGAAAGCGTTTATGAGTGGGCCGTTCGACCTTAAATCGAACATTGAATTTGTGGTGGAGGGGAACGCCCGCGTATTGGCCAACCCCAATGAAGACGTGTACAAAAAAAGCGCTTTCCGCAGCAACAGGGGCGAGGGTACGATATGGATAGGCGGCGAGAATTTGCAGAACGTAACCATTAGCGGTACTGGCACACTGGATGGTAATGGCATATCTTTTATGGGTGCCGAACTGGAAGACTCGTACGTGCTGAAGCCTTTCAACATCACCGACCCGCGGCCGCACCTGCTTACCATAGTGGGCGGCAAAAATATCCGTATCCGTGACCTGCAGATCCGTAACTCGGCTTATTGGACGGTGCATTTAGTAGGCTGCAACGATGTAGCTATAGATAACATCACCCTGCTGAACAGCCTGAAAGTGCGCAACAGCGATGGCATTGACCTTGATCATAGCAAGAACGTACGCATCAGCAATTGCTATATCGAATCGGGCGATGACTGTATTTGCCTGAAGAACCGCCGGGAGTACGAGGAATTTGGCCCCTGCGAGAATATCACCGTAAGCAACTGCACCATGACCTCGCGCTCCTGCTCGATCAAGATCGGATCGGAGAATATGGACCGCATTAGTCACGTAGTGGTGAACAATTGCGTGATCCGGGCCAGTAACCGCGGCATAGGCATACAGAACAGGGACGAGGGCACGGTGAGCGATGTAATATTCTCGAACATCGTGGTCGACGCGCACCTGTTCTCGGATGTATGGTGGGGTAAGGCCGAGCCGGTCTATGTGACCGCGTTCAGGCGGGCTAACGGTAATAATAAGGATGCCAACTGGCGCTTCCCCAAGGGTAAGACCGAGGGCAGCGTAGGTACGGTAAGCCGCATTTATTTCAGCAATATTAAAGGCGTAAGCGAGAACGGCATTTACGTAGGCGCCGAATCGGCCGATAAGGTTACCGATATCACTTTCGACCAGGTAGACCTGCATATCAATAAAACTACGGGCATAACTGGTGGCATCTACGATCGCCGCCCGGCCAGGGTTGATGGCTTGCTGGCTGGCAGCACATCGGGCTTTTATTTAGATAATGCTACCAATATCACTATCCGTAACAGTTCGGTAAAATGGGGCGCTAATAGGCCG